The genomic window atatgtatatacatacatataaatggATAtacctatatattttttctcctttttttgtaaaactggAAATTTCACTAGCAATTTTCTccaaaatttgtttgtttgaaattgGACATAACCCAAGGTACCATGGGAGAAAACACAtccacatacatgcacaaattcTCTAATAGTCCAGGGTTAAATCTAATTGATAATCTCACTTAAGAACCACAGCCATTGTTAGAAGAGGGGACAGGGGCTGTACCCACACTGTCTCTTTGTGTCTAGGTCGGCATGGCAGAGGAGAAGGTGCAAAGGGTGGTGTCACAGCTGAGCGGAGCGCTGTCTCATCTTCACTCCCTGGGATTCGTCCACAGGGACGTGAAACCTGAGAACATTTTCCTGTGTGACCAGACCTGCCAGTGGGTCAAACTGGGTGACTTTGGGATGGCCAAACCCAAGGGTGCGCGGATCACAGGGTTTTGGTATGATTCTCCGTACTGCGTACCGGAAGTGGAGATGGCGAAGGGCAGGAAGTCAAAAGGAAAGAGCACAACGGGCAAGGGAGCAAAAGGGATGGGGGTAGCAGCTGGTAAAAACACGGGGAGTAAGGGAGGAGTGGCAGAGAAGAACACATTTTGGGTGTCAGTAGATGTGGGTATAGACAGCTGGGCCCTAGGAATCCTGATCTACTCCATGCTGACCGGGTCTTATCCTTGGAGAGAAACCTCCTCAGATGATCCTGGATACAGAAAATACACAGAGTGGTTGGAcagtgaaagagacagacagggagagaggggggaggaaatCAAGTGGAAAGGGCAGGATTTGGGGAGGTCGGGGTGGAGTAATGAAGGTGAGAGTCTAGAATGCGGTCCCGTACCTCCCCAGTTTGCAGTCTTCACCCCACTGGCCTGCAGCCTCTTCCAAGGGCTGCTCTGCCCACAGCCCAGCCTGAGGTCCATACCTGAGGATGTACTCAAATACCTTGGAGGCACCTGGCTACTCATGAAaggagaggtggaaaaaaaattgagcgAGAAAGGaacagagatagagaaagaaaaaggaggtAGAACATAGGGTTATGCTCATTGCATTACATAAAAATGACCTGAGGGAAGATGGGAAGAAACACAATATGAGGAAGgtaggggagggagggagatggatgTAGTCATGGCTGTATTAGCCAatatttgttgcttttttggTGTCCATCTATAGTACATAaattcagtttctgaaataagattttactgttaatttcttcttcttttttttgctttcatccTTTAAGTAATCATTCCCATTTTGTCCCCTGACATTACAAGAACTATTTTACCACAGTCGTGGGTTAAatcttttatatatattttatgtctgCACGTCTATGTTCAAATCCATTACAAGGATGATTTAGATTGTATTATTGATTATTGTCAACATATTTATGGTTTCATATTATAATTCATGGTATGTTTGATTTACAGATTGTATTGATGACCGATTAGCACATGTTTATAACATCATCCCTATGATGTTTTTATAATGGAAGGACCTTAGAACTAACATAAATCTCTAACAAAGAGCTGTCAAACATTAAATGTTgccatctgtaaataaatgatacatttgCCAGTTTTACAGTGTACAGGAAATTTCttctttaatttattgtatCAAACCACCTGTTGATCCCTTCAGCCAGATGTGGAAAACATGGTCACTTTCAAGATTTTCCcctgtaaatataaaatatgatatgTACTTTTATCACAATGCACGAATGCTAAATTATTCAGACTCCTATTTTTGAGGATTACTGTCATAAGCATTTTCCGTCAGAGAGCCTgcctgttcctgctctgtgtggcTCACCTCTCCCTTccattctgatttttttcttttgggaaaaaattgagaatgacaaacaaaacaacagcaaaattattttgatgcTTATGCTGACAAACCAAAAACTTGAGCAGAAAATTTACAACTGAACTGGATTTGATACCCATGAAATAACCCTGGCAGAACATAAAAGGGTACGAATAGATAAACGGTAAATCAAACGCAAGTTCACCCTTCTCTCATATTTAATCATATTGACAGATGGGATCATGTCTACAGAGCACCACTTCAGAGAGCTAAAAATAGCTGGTGTGAGGTTATTTACACAGTGTACCATCATTAGCTTCTGTCTATTTTCCTCTTTTCCACAGGACTGGCTCAGCAAATATGTGTTAACTCCTTCACATGATCTTTCCTTCAAATATCAGGGGTGACCAGTCACATTGTCAAACTTTATTACAATAAATCTTACCTGATTCTTCTTTTAGAGTGCCTGAGTTAAGAGAGCTGTCAGCTTAATTTGTGACTGACCAAGGAACAGACCGAGATGTGCACACGGACTATCGTTAGCCAAAGTCAGCACAGCGCTGGGAACAGCAAGATGGATAATGTGAGGTATGGCAGCAGCTGTGGCAAAAGCAGGGTTCAATGGATGATTCCAAGAAGTGTGTTGCCCAAGCGGTATAAGAAAACCCGATGGTTTAGCCTTGTGCTACTCCAGCAGCCAGGTCAGTTAATCTGGTGTCTCTTTACGCAGTCAGAGAGAGCAATTTAATTGCTTCCTTACACATAATTTGGGGTCAGCGAGACCACAGCGTAGCTCTCTAATGCTTACTATGGGCCCTGATCTCTGACATTTAACCTGATACGTGCCTCGAAGCGTACGCGTATGTGGAAATatttcagtgagtgtgtgtgtttaaacaacATAAATGAACTCGTCTGAGCGCCAGACcaataaaaattcagaaataCCGGAGAGCAAAAGTGTGTGAGCGAAACGGAACTTGTAAAAATATTATGAGGGGGACAGAAGGAAGTCGAGAGGATTATATATTTACATCGCCACCGCCACCCATCACCCGCCTTTCCCTTTTCGTCTTCGCCTTCCCCTATTGCTGTTTTTCTCAGTTGATGATCTCGGGAGTGATCGCTCAGACAGTATGTACCGTAATAGCGTCTACTCTTCTGTCTCAATTTCCCCtgcctactctctctctccatcattcAAGGTGTCATCAGCACGGCTGATTTGCTTACTCTGTCACTCTACTTAGCCCTTGCAACATCACCCTCACCCTGGTTATGGCCAGTTTAGAAGCACGTGTCTGACTTTTGATCCACCCTACGTGAGAGCATGTAAGAATCAAAAAGCCAAACAGGATTTGCAAGTTTAGAAATGAGAAGTCTTCCCCAGCATTTTGTTCCAGTCGCTTGGATCtcctaattagcacaattcctAAACCAGGAGGTAAAACAAATTAGTGatatcagctggctgagttcatgacAGCTCAAGAAACATATGGCAGAACTTTCTGTCCTCCAGACTTTCAACctctgattttcatttttttatgtctgGAAAACTTATCTACAAAAAATTTGTCTTCTGCTTTCCTTCTTTCAACCAACTGATACTTTTACTTTCAAACCAAGTCATGCACATTTCCCACTATGTCTGCCTTTAATGGTTgatctatttttgttttgttcatttggaGAAACTACCAGTGTTGGCCAGCCCTGATGTTCCCATTAGAAAACTATGACTTGGGTGGTGCACAGAGGTGGGACTTGATTGGCCTTGTCCTACTGGACAagcgtacagtatgtggtgtCTACAGGTAAACAATTGTGAGAGGTAGGATTTTTTTCAAAGTTGACTCTCCTGTAGTATATTGTGTTGGCAAAAGTTtggaaaacattcaaaaacGTAGCCTGTGACTAAATATCCTGCAGGAGTACAGCTGCCAGAACTGCAGTAATCCCTGTGTGGGTACAAGTGacatagagacagaggggaatcccctctgccaaaaaaaaaaacctaaacttGGTATCTCAATGTCAATTTAAAATAGAGAAGAGGCCTGGGATATAATTGTTTCTCCATATTTACTTTCCCAAAACTATGGGCAGCTAGTTacctaataaaaatattttaaaagatgcacCTTGTTCTTTCTTGATTTACTCTATTTGATGTaataatgtgaaaatgtccaTCTCCTCACCTTCCAAATATTGCATCTACTCATAATCCTGACAAGGgcaattaacatatttttatctACATTTACATCTGAGTGCTATCATTCACTTTACACCATCTCCAATCTCTAAGCATTACTCTAACCAAAGGGATAAAACAGACCTTGAGTTTAATTTAAACGGAGGAAAGGTCATTCTCTTTCACATCTTTTATTCTTTACTAGCTGGGCTAGGCACCAGAAAAGCCAAATTGCTGTTCTGTGCAGACACACCATCTAGTGTTCGACAATGTAACTGCTCACCATTTAACAAATACAGCGTAATGGAGATAGGTATACTATACCAGCAACAGCAAATCCCTGGACTGTGGAGCAGGACCTTGAGTGCCACACAGTTACCAAGATAGCTCATGCTATGGGGCCACAAggggaatttaaataaaaactaaatctgCCTTGCATTATTAGCCACATGAGAAAGGAGAAGAATCATTGAGGAAAAtaagtattttacatttttttctacttttgcagaataaataataattttcaaataaactaTGATCAGTTATTGGTTATGATCGgtaaaaaacaaaggaaatggtGAAGAACATTGTCCCCCTGAGACACCTTACCATTTGAGCGAAGACAATAGAAGGAGTTGAGGATTCCCACCACTATAGACAACAAACTGGCCTTTGGAGCCGACTGTCACTGTGCATACCAAATGTTAACcaagacattaaaaaataaagttattccATTCTATTTTTACTTCCTGACCCAGAGCATTACTGTGCCCATCATGGTGAGACACATAAGGTGTATTTTTAAGAGCTGCAGAAACAATGGCACACATACTGAGCAGCGGCTAATAAAGCACTGAGCTAAAAGCAGTGCCCACTTTAAAAATCCATCCTGCCAACTGGGAGTTTAGGTTCTCAGATGGGACAGGGGCCTAGGGACTAGGGCAGCAGCATTCAGCATTCAACCTAGCAAGATGGCTGGAGACAAAAGTAGTGTTATCAGAAAAGCTTTCAGAGGGTTTCACGGAATTGACTCATTTTCAGGCAGAAAAGGATCCATTCAAAAACCTAGTCCATGTCTATAAACCCcgatgaatgaaatgaaatgaaatgaaaacactcGGCTTAAGTTCGTCATATAATGCTTTGTACATTTATAAGATGCATGCTATATTTGCAACCTCAGCATAGACATCTTTTGACCCTTAGGTCGACAAAATCAAAGACCACTCATACCAAGACAAGGAAAACAAACTCAGTTAATAaccatttattttcagcatgGTCATTTCGTATACAGCTCAGTACAGTCAATATACATACAGTGTTTTTGGAATCACAGGCAGATTGATGAATTATTAATGTAAAACTTAGTGGACACAGTGAAGAGAACCATAACACAGACCAAATGAATAACAGCCCAGTTCTTTCATCCAAATGGAGCTCCAGGTTAACCTGATAAATGACTGCTCAAATGGCTGTTCTCTTCTGGGAAATGCATATTTACCATATCTGCAAGTGttagtgtatttattttggctcaGTAACAGGCCCAGCTGAAATAACTTTATCAGCACATTTACTGTCTATGGTACATATCTTTCCAACATTAATCCAACCTAAACAAATGAAGTACTGTTTTATGTGCTTGCTTGTACTTAATTATACTGTAATACACTGGGTCATAAGAAAAGTCACAGAATATGTATACGATCACGAACACACTCTCTTGAACATATGACCACACAATGTAGGTATATAAGATTAACAAAGTAAGCATATCAACTCCCTTAAATCTCCAAACAAATGATTACTGTTCATTCTGAAGCCACCAGTCTTAGTAACACAGAACAGAAGATTATGACATGTTAGTCCATTGCTCCTCACTGGACAATGGAGGGCCATCTATTTTTATTGCCAATTGAAAAATAGCTCTTGGTACATTTCAGTGTGACCACAAAGAAACTCGTTTTTTTGTCAATACAAAGGATCGTCATACTGGAGGTTTCTGCCATATTGGACGTAACACATGGGGGGCAGTGTAACATGGTGGTTAAGATACTGGAATCTGCAGGTTCACATCACAGCTGGTGCAATGCAGTTGTACCCATGAGAAAGATGCATACCTCAAAtggtttcagtaaaatatccaatatgaatagcatttaaaaataaatctgtgtaagctgctctggataacgacatctgctaaacaaataaacaagctaCCTAATGCAACCCAACAGATCTGGCCAAACCATAATTTAAATGTAGGGATCTTACAAATCCCTCTAGTACGCTGATCCTTAGTCAACACTTGGAACTTAAAACCTGAATTGACATTTCaggaaaaagttaaatatattaaatactgACTAAATATATCCTACTATGTTAACttatatatgtactgtacagtggtaattatttacattatacatACCGCATATATTAATATTGTTATCATTACCTTTTCCAAAACTATTATTTAGCTTAAATTAGGGTTAGTAGTGGCGTTAAGACTCCACGAATTCCAACATTTTCATACAGTTTTCTTTGTTCTAAGCCTCGTAAAGTTTTCAGTCATAAATACTCATGATGCAAATGAATGTAAGAGTGGCCGGTGTATTGTAGATGACTGTGAACATAGTTCCTGTTTGAGTGGAGCAGAAATGGTAGACAAAGGTGGAAAGAGTGACAGAAAGGAAAATGGGTGAAGTTTCAGAATTTAACCCAGCTGGTAGAGGAAGAGTCCTGTTGAGCTGGTTGTGGGAGTGAACTGTGAAAGAATAAGTGCATTAATCCAGTATATTAGAATATATGAAGTCACAATAACTGTAGTCATTAACTACATATAGCCACCTCCAAAACACATTAACTACATATAGCCACCTTGGATAAACATTAGCAAAAACGGCTgtctaaaataaacaacacaggtaACAAGTTGTTCAAGGAAACAAGGTAAACTTGGCAAGAAAAATACCTAAAGCATACCAATTATTTTGGAGGTGACTGTATGTCATCATTAGAGATGGACTGTATTCACGATTAAGGAAGAAGTAGAGTGATTACCTTGCAGAGGTGGAGAAATCTCCCCAAAGGTCAGAACTGTGGTTTGACTGGACCACTGAGTTGGAATTACTGCTATCTAGATCTAATAAACaacctgagacagagagaagacagGATTATTTCAGCACATCTCTTCAGTACTACACTTCAAGCTCATATATCTAACATAGAAATAGTggacatttatttacatactgCAAGGCTTATGGTTCTAATGGAACCACTATCATTATCAGTGCATccatttcaaactgaaacaggaagccatgatAATGTTATTTGGGTTGCTGTGTTCCCCACAGGTTATAACAATTATAGCAGTTACAATACCCAGAGGAGAGAAATAGGCACACAAGTACATTTATGTCTGAAAATTGTACAAGCATTGATAACAGATTATAACTTTACCAGTATCTCCACCTCCCGTGAGTGGCTCTGTGTTGTGATTGGAAGAgccagagggagggggcggggctatctTGCCcccaggtggaggaggaaggagaccTAGTCCACCTGACCCTGTTTGGCGGGGTTTGTCCCTTTTTCTGCtttgctgagagagagagagagagagagagagagacagagataccAAATTAAAGGATTAGACAGATAATTAGTCCTATAGCATATTTGCCAAGAGAGCTTGactattttgaaataaaaacaatcaacaCTAAAATACATGCAGTAGCTTTACCCCGATATTGAGAGTGATGGTTTGTCCCTCTTTAAAGCCTAGGTCCAACTTTGGTCCTGTGTCTGGAAGCTGGGACTGTTTGCTAATTTCAATTTCCTGTTTCACCCACCTGCAAGGGAGTCACATACTCAAGTGGCTGAACTGGAAAACATGTACAACAAGGCACTGAGAGTAGCAATGTGCACAAATAGTTATCTGTG from Anguilla anguilla isolate fAngAng1 chromosome 8, fAngAng1.pri, whole genome shotgun sequence includes these protein-coding regions:
- the LOC118233187 gene encoding serine/threonine-protein kinase SBK1-like isoform X2 produces the protein MTAAARQLDALCHLTAQSLPSLQTADHFKVVKLLGEGSYGKVMLAVHKKTGSPMAMKFFPRGSTSLISFLREYNLSLAFCTHPSLTKALGIVYSTPLHYVFAQQAGLHGDLYDVIIPEVGMAEEKVQRVVSQLSGALSHLHSLGFVHRDVKPENIFLCDQTCQWVKLGDFGMAKPKGARITGFWYDSPYCVPEVEMAKGRKSKGKSTTGKGAKGMGVAAGKNTGSKGGVAEKNTFWVSVDVGIDSWALGILIYSMLTGSYPWRETSSDDPGYRKYTEWLDSERDRQGERGEEIKWKGQDLGRSGWSNEGESLECGPVPPQFAVFTPLACSLFQGLLCPQPSLRSIPEDVLKYLGGTWLLMKGEVEKKLSEKGTEIEKEKGGRT
- the LOC118233187 gene encoding serine/threonine-protein kinase SBK1-like isoform X1; translated protein: MNSRIVWTKATQEHHIPIIHRIKTKAAARQLDALCHLTAQSLPSLQTADHFKVVKLLGEGSYGKVMLAVHKKTGSPMAMKFFPRGSTSLISFLREYNLSLAFCTHPSLTKALGIVYSTPLHYVFAQQAGLHGDLYDVIIPEVGMAEEKVQRVVSQLSGALSHLHSLGFVHRDVKPENIFLCDQTCQWVKLGDFGMAKPKGARITGFWYDSPYCVPEVEMAKGRKSKGKSTTGKGAKGMGVAAGKNTGSKGGVAEKNTFWVSVDVGIDSWALGILIYSMLTGSYPWRETSSDDPGYRKYTEWLDSERDRQGERGEEIKWKGQDLGRSGWSNEGESLECGPVPPQFAVFTPLACSLFQGLLCPQPSLRSIPEDVLKYLGGTWLLMKGEVEKKLSEKGTEIEKEKGGRT
- the LOC118234143 gene encoding adaptin ear-binding coat-associated protein 1-like: MATVSDYESILCVKPDVNVYRIPPRATNRGYRASDWKLDAPDWTGRMRITAKGKVAYIKLEDKISGELFAQAPVEEYPGITVETVSDSSRYFVLRIQDDNGRSAFIGVGFGDRGDSFDFNVALQDHFKWVKQEIEISKQSQLPDTGPKLDLGFKEGQTITLNIGQSRKRDKPRQTGSGGLGLLPPPPGGKIAPPPPSGSSNHNTEPLTGGGDTGCLLDLDSSNSNSVVQSNHSSDLWGDFSTSASSLPQPAQQDSSSTSWVKF